From one Enterococcus sp. DIV2402 genomic stretch:
- a CDS encoding CapA family protein, producing MNDKRWLSRREKKIIFGLLVVLLFISIISTGYFIVYKGLSSPKNADEVRDTKTSQTKNQGPQTITVTASGDMLYHRPLYLSSFDGEGYDFANDYDQVKPLISSADIALGDFEGTINPNKEIGGFPLFNAPPSVVDSIKDAGFDVIDLAHNHILDTGIEGVTTTATAFREAGLDTIGVNVDDDDILVKEVNGIKVAMLAYSYGFNGIEESISQEDYDKYLKDLSIEKVEAEIKEAEKIADITIVMPQSGVEYALEPTEEQQTVYRQMIDFGADIIFGGHPHVAEPTEIVEKDGEKKFIIYSMGNLLSNQRYETVNYNYWTERGVIPEVEITKEGDRTYLSNVTLHPTWVSREPIPNHTYYDFEYGDMQAYDFQVVLAEDYLPDGQYANQVPEETRQRIETAYHEMIELLDLKW from the coding sequence ATGAATGATAAACGTTGGCTTTCTAGGAGAGAAAAAAAGATTATCTTTGGTTTGTTGGTGGTACTGCTGTTTATCTCAATTATTAGTACAGGATATTTTATTGTTTATAAAGGGCTAAGTTCACCGAAAAATGCAGATGAGGTGCGTGATACAAAAACCAGTCAAACGAAAAATCAAGGACCGCAAACAATTACCGTCACTGCAAGTGGAGATATGCTCTATCATCGACCGCTCTATTTAAGTTCGTTTGACGGTGAAGGGTACGATTTTGCTAATGACTATGACCAAGTCAAACCGCTGATTTCGTCGGCAGATATCGCATTAGGCGATTTTGAAGGAACAATCAATCCGAATAAAGAGATTGGTGGTTTTCCTTTATTCAATGCGCCACCAAGTGTGGTTGATAGTATTAAAGATGCGGGTTTTGATGTTATCGATTTGGCACATAATCATATTCTAGATACAGGAATTGAAGGAGTAACCACTACGGCGACTGCTTTTCGTGAGGCGGGATTAGACACAATAGGTGTCAATGTTGATGACGATGACATTCTAGTGAAAGAAGTGAATGGTATTAAAGTAGCGATGCTGGCTTATTCCTATGGGTTTAACGGAATTGAAGAAAGCATTAGCCAAGAAGACTATGACAAATATTTAAAAGATTTATCGATAGAAAAAGTTGAAGCTGAAATCAAAGAAGCGGAGAAAATAGCAGATATTACGATTGTTATGCCACAATCAGGTGTTGAATATGCATTAGAACCAACAGAAGAACAGCAAACAGTTTATCGTCAAATGATTGATTTTGGGGCAGATATTATCTTTGGTGGACATCCACATGTTGCAGAACCTACGGAGATAGTAGAAAAAGATGGCGAAAAGAAATTCATCATCTACTCAATGGGGAATTTATTGTCAAATCAACGATATGAAACGGTTAACTATAATTATTGGACGGAAAGAGGTGTCATTCCGGAAGTGGAGATTACCAAAGAAGGCGATCGAACTTATCTAAGTAATGTAACCTTGCATCCTACGTGGGTATCCAGAGAACCAATTCCCAATCATACTTATTATGATTTTGAGTATGGTGATATGCAGGCTTACGATTTTCAAGTTGTACTGGCAGAAGATTATTTGCCGGATGGACAATACGCTAATCAAGTGCCAGAAGAAACTCGACAACGAATCGAAACAGCTTATCATGAAATGATTGAATTGTTGGATTTGAAGTGGTAG
- a CDS encoding MurR/RpiR family transcriptional regulator — MRFTDLVNEHYADLNETELLMCNYIMENIDIIPTMSTLEFARNSLSSKSSVIRFSQKLGFTGFTELRNFIKWQDHEERFDEQITFTNQVIKDIERLLNILKDRNWLPIYQIIDSVDNIYVITTGITQKNQAAELQRLFLLIGKPLQIIPGNGSSNEFRRILERLTEKDIVFVLSLSGENNRLESIIHQLELVKSKIVSITSLQNNWLSGKSDFNLYATTSRSPLPKDWWLQTASSFFVLIEAFAFGYMDYKRKESS, encoded by the coding sequence ATGCGCTTTACAGATTTAGTAAACGAACATTATGCTGATTTAAACGAAACAGAGTTATTAATGTGTAATTATATCATGGAAAATATCGATATAATTCCCACTATGAGTACACTTGAATTTGCTAGAAATAGTTTATCCTCAAAGTCTTCAGTTATACGCTTTTCACAGAAATTAGGGTTTACTGGATTCACCGAACTTAGAAATTTCATTAAATGGCAAGATCATGAAGAACGTTTTGATGAGCAAATAACTTTTACTAATCAAGTAATTAAAGACATAGAACGTTTATTAAACATCTTGAAAGACCGCAACTGGCTCCCAATTTATCAAATTATTGATTCTGTAGATAATATCTACGTCATTACAACAGGGATTACACAAAAAAATCAGGCAGCAGAATTACAACGATTATTTCTTTTGATTGGTAAACCTCTGCAAATCATTCCTGGAAATGGTAGCTCCAACGAGTTCAGAAGAATCCTTGAGAGACTAACTGAAAAAGATATCGTTTTTGTTTTATCATTATCTGGAGAAAATAATCGGTTAGAATCTATCATTCATCAATTAGAACTTGTTAAAAGCAAAATTGTCTCAATTACCAGTTTACAGAATAATTGGTTATCTGGAAAATCAGATTTTAACTTGTATGCTACAACTAGTCGCAGTCCCTTACCTAAAGATTGGTGGCTACAGACAGCCTCTTCGTTTTTTGTTTTAATTGAAGCTTTTGCTTTTGGATATATGGATTATAAACGCAAAGAATCCTCTTAA
- a CDS encoding ATP-binding cassette domain-containing protein yields MLTIKNGYKKYDGREIFRNVNLNFEKNHTYGIIGVNGSGKTVLLKALAGYIKLTSGQIQQGERTIREKNNYLEKAGIFIGHPQFLAHLSLWDNLELIRKMCENHKGIDLEEWLAYFDLTHYKQHKFKNLSMGTKQKMGIIQAFMPSSEILILDEPFNPLDQESVNLTYQLIQKYQKNRIIILTSHVQNDIELLCDQIFRIENEQIIDDCSPH; encoded by the coding sequence GTGTTAACGATTAAGAATGGTTATAAAAAATATGATGGGCGAGAGATTTTTAGAAATGTAAATTTAAACTTTGAAAAAAATCACACTTATGGAATTATCGGCGTAAATGGTTCCGGAAAAACAGTTTTATTAAAAGCATTAGCTGGATATATCAAGCTAACTAGTGGCCAGATTCAACAAGGTGAGAGGACTATTAGAGAAAAAAATAATTATTTGGAAAAAGCAGGAATCTTCATTGGTCATCCGCAATTTTTAGCACACTTGAGTCTGTGGGACAATTTAGAGCTAATTAGAAAAATGTGTGAAAATCACAAAGGAATTGACTTGGAAGAATGGCTTGCATATTTTGATTTAACACATTATAAACAACATAAATTTAAAAATTTATCAATGGGAACAAAGCAAAAAATGGGAATTATTCAAGCTTTTATGCCTAGTTCAGAAATTTTAATATTAGATGAACCGTTTAATCCCTTAGATCAAGAAAGTGTTAATTTAACTTATCAGCTAATTCAAAAATATCAAAAAAATCGGATTATTATATTAACTTCTCACGTCCAAAATGATATTGAATTATTGTGTGATCAGATATTTAGAATCGAAAATGAGCAAATTATAGATGATTGTAGTCCACACTGA
- a CDS encoding beta-glucoside-specific PTS transporter subunit IIABC produces MGKYYELANMIVENVGGKENVTGLIHCITRLRFTLKDEHKANDDILKAMDGVVTVMKSGGQYQVVIGNHVPEVYEEVIKLLNLKDTQQPETTPENGKWLDRVIAVVSGIFQPILSIMAACGMLKGFNTLFVTLGLYSDTSGGYLIINAAGDALFTFLPLFLGYTAAKKFGLKPMLGLAMGAAMCYPGIQASALSAGAEPLYTVLNNTMFASPVYVDFFGLPIISIDYTGTVIPVILAVWFAAKCEKLFNKFVPDLVKFFFVPMLTLLIALPIAILFLGPIATFGSTLISEFTLAIRSFSPLLAGAIVGATWQILVIFGMHWGFIPVYINNVMTLGYDNVMMPFFACTFATSAVVLGIFFKTKDKKLKQMAIPNFISGIFGVTEPAIYGMLLPLKKPFIISCIAGGIGGAFYGYFNFRKFIMGGMGIFELPNMMNPDGSMGNIIVALVGIIISMVVGFVLTMIFYNEPTVQPINNRISDVTTNSNLTKIKQKTHKLSVFSPIKGEIIPLSEVADEAFAMEILGKGVGIIPSEGLVVAPVDGIITTLFPTLHAIGITSNDGVELLIHVGLDTVQLDGEGFNAFVKQGDNVIQGQKLLEFDIEKIQKAGYSITTPVVVTNTASYLSVVKESVQSIEGGDLLLTITVS; encoded by the coding sequence ATGGGTAAGTATTATGAGTTGGCGAATATGATTGTAGAAAATGTTGGTGGTAAAGAAAATGTTACTGGTTTAATCCATTGTATCACCAGACTACGATTTACACTCAAAGATGAACACAAAGCAAATGATGATATTTTGAAAGCGATGGACGGTGTGGTTACCGTAATGAAAAGTGGTGGACAATACCAAGTGGTTATTGGGAATCATGTCCCTGAAGTCTACGAAGAAGTAATCAAATTACTAAATCTTAAAGATACGCAGCAACCAGAGACTACACCTGAAAATGGAAAATGGCTAGATAGAGTGATTGCTGTTGTATCAGGTATTTTTCAACCAATATTAAGTATTATGGCAGCTTGTGGAATGCTTAAAGGTTTTAATACATTGTTTGTGACATTAGGTTTATACAGTGATACAAGTGGTGGTTATTTAATTATAAATGCTGCTGGAGATGCATTATTTACATTTTTACCATTATTCTTAGGATACACTGCTGCAAAAAAATTCGGATTAAAGCCAATGTTAGGCTTAGCAATGGGCGCTGCAATGTGTTATCCAGGAATTCAAGCAAGTGCACTTTCTGCGGGGGCTGAACCACTATATACGGTTTTAAATAATACTATGTTTGCTTCACCAGTGTATGTTGATTTCTTTGGACTTCCTATTATTTCAATTGATTATACAGGTACTGTTATTCCTGTGATTTTAGCCGTTTGGTTCGCTGCAAAATGTGAAAAATTATTTAATAAATTTGTACCCGATTTAGTGAAATTTTTCTTCGTTCCAATGTTAACATTATTGATTGCATTACCTATCGCAATTCTGTTCCTTGGTCCTATTGCAACATTTGGCTCCACTTTGATTTCAGAATTCACTCTGGCAATAAGAAGCTTTAGCCCTTTACTTGCTGGAGCAATTGTTGGTGCAACATGGCAAATTCTTGTTATTTTTGGTATGCATTGGGGATTCATTCCAGTTTATATTAATAATGTGATGACTTTAGGCTATGATAACGTAATGATGCCTTTCTTTGCATGCACATTCGCAACATCAGCAGTTGTTTTAGGAATTTTCTTTAAAACGAAAGATAAAAAATTAAAACAAATGGCTATCCCTAACTTCATATCAGGCATTTTCGGCGTTACCGAACCCGCTATTTACGGTATGTTACTTCCATTAAAAAAACCATTCATCATTAGTTGTATTGCAGGTGGAATTGGGGGCGCTTTTTATGGTTACTTTAACTTCAGAAAATTTATTATGGGTGGAATGGGTATTTTTGAATTACCTAATATGATGAATCCAGATGGATCAATGGGTAATATTATTGTAGCTCTAGTAGGAATTATTATTTCTATGGTTGTTGGATTTGTATTAACGATGATTTTCTATAACGAGCCAACTGTTCAACCAATAAATAATCGTATTAGTGATGTAACTACGAATTCCAATCTGACAAAAATAAAGCAAAAAACACATAAACTTTCTGTATTTAGTCCAATTAAAGGAGAAATCATCCCATTATCAGAAGTTGCAGATGAAGCCTTTGCAATGGAGATTTTGGGTAAAGGGGTTGGCATTATTCCAAGTGAAGGATTAGTTGTAGCTCCAGTAGATGGGATTATCACTACGCTATTTCCGACATTACATGCGATTGGAATTACTAGTAATGATGGCGTCGAATTATTAATTCATGTTGGCTTAGATACGGTGCAATTAGACGGAGAGGGCTTTAACGCCTTCGTTAAACAAGGCGACAACGTTATTCAGGGACAAAAATTATTAGAATTCGATATTGAAAAAATACAAAAAGCTGGTTATTCAATTACAACACCTGTCGTAGTCACAAATACAGCCTCTTATCTTAGCGTAGTAAAAGAAAGTGTTCAATCTATAGAAGGAGGCGACTTATTATTAACAATAACTGTTTCATAA
- a CDS encoding MurR/RpiR family transcriptional regulator: MLIEQLRNEEHFTNHEKDVAHFILDNIDEVSNMTSEQLAKSAYTSKATVVRLCQKLGLHGYQEFRLKLVAEINQNNRINRLLANEPITNASSYMDIMQTLPLLYDKAITNTRLSLDKNCMNRINNSLKNLDCINIYGTGISYMLAQSAAFKFSTLGIDCSAYESINAHALSAKKEKKTISFLISFTGANRTVTRIAEYLKQSTNNYIVGIVGPHHEDIQQWCDELIEIPNRDSLLSLDIITSFTATNYILDIFFSIILANNYDAHVKSSIEMLQYESLLLNKNYDSVLNEKE, translated from the coding sequence ATGTTAATTGAACAGCTTAGAAATGAAGAACATTTTACCAATCATGAAAAGGATGTTGCACATTTTATCTTAGACAATATTGATGAAGTTAGTAATATGACATCTGAGCAATTAGCTAAATCTGCTTATACAAGCAAAGCAACAGTAGTTCGTTTATGTCAAAAATTAGGTTTACATGGGTACCAAGAATTCCGACTAAAATTAGTAGCTGAAATCAATCAAAATAATCGCATTAATCGTTTGCTGGCTAATGAACCTATTACTAATGCTAGTAGTTATATGGACATCATGCAAACATTGCCTCTTCTCTATGATAAAGCAATAACTAACACGAGATTGTCTCTTGATAAAAATTGTATGAATCGGATTAATAACTCTTTGAAAAATTTAGATTGCATCAACATTTATGGTACAGGTATTAGCTACATGTTAGCTCAATCTGCAGCCTTTAAATTTTCTACTTTAGGAATCGACTGTTCGGCTTATGAAAGTATTAATGCGCATGCTTTATCTGCTAAGAAAGAAAAGAAAACAATTTCTTTTTTGATTAGTTTTACTGGTGCAAATAGAACAGTAACTCGAATTGCTGAATACTTAAAGCAATCGACAAATAATTATATTGTAGGCATAGTAGGACCACATCATGAAGATATTCAACAATGGTGTGACGAATTAATTGAGATTCCTAACAGAGATTCATTATTGAGCCTAGATATTATTACTTCATTTACCGCAACAAATTATATATTAGATATTTTCTTTTCCATCATTCTTGCTAATAATTATGATGCGCATGTTAAATCTTCAATTGAAATGTTACAATACGAATCCTTACTGTTAAATAAAAATTATGACAGCGTTTTGAATGAAAAAGAATAA
- a CDS encoding NAD(P)-dependent malic enzyme — protein sequence MTKDVKELALEQVKQNGGLLSITPKAAINLPEDLSVVYTPGVAAVSSAIVENKGLARELTMKKNTIAMVSDGSAVLGLGNIGPEAALPVMEGKAALFKRFGNIDTIPIVLDTQDIDEIIQVVKAISPTFGGINLEDIAAPRCFEIERRLMDECAIPIFHDDQNGTAIVALAATFNSLKLIGKSRDEIKVVVNGGGAAGIAITRKFLAAGIHNILVVDKAGILNEQEGTSLLPHHLDIAKVTNRTFVSGTLQDALVDADIFIGVSQGNVLKAEWIHHMAEKPVIFALANPIPEILPEEALAAGAYIVGTGRSDYPNQMNNVLAFPGIFRGVLDAKATKITDEMQIAAAVAIANLISEEELTPTNIMPNVFQDNVTQVVAQAVVKAI from the coding sequence ATGACTAAAGATGTAAAAGAATTGGCATTGGAGCAGGTGAAACAAAATGGCGGCTTGCTGTCGATCACTCCAAAAGCGGCTATTAATCTGCCTGAGGATTTGAGTGTTGTTTATACACCGGGAGTGGCGGCTGTTTCTTCAGCTATTGTGGAGAATAAGGGGCTTGCCCGTGAATTAACGATGAAGAAAAATACTATCGCGATGGTTAGTGATGGTTCAGCAGTATTAGGGTTAGGAAATATTGGTCCTGAAGCGGCTTTGCCAGTAATGGAAGGGAAAGCGGCATTGTTTAAACGTTTTGGAAATATTGATACGATTCCTATTGTGCTAGATACACAGGATATTGATGAAATTATTCAAGTTGTCAAAGCAATTTCACCAACTTTTGGAGGAATCAATTTAGAAGATATTGCGGCACCTAGATGTTTTGAAATTGAACGACGCTTAATGGATGAATGTGCGATTCCTATTTTTCATGATGATCAAAATGGAACAGCGATTGTGGCTTTGGCGGCAACTTTCAATAGTTTAAAATTAATTGGAAAATCACGAGATGAGATTAAAGTAGTAGTTAATGGTGGTGGGGCAGCGGGTATTGCGATTACTAGAAAATTCTTAGCAGCGGGAATTCACAATATTTTGGTAGTAGATAAAGCTGGTATTTTAAATGAGCAAGAGGGTACGTCGCTATTGCCTCATCATTTAGACATTGCCAAAGTAACGAATCGCACGTTTGTTTCTGGGACGTTACAGGATGCCTTGGTTGATGCGGATATTTTTATTGGTGTGTCACAGGGAAATGTTTTAAAAGCGGAATGGATTCATCACATGGCTGAAAAACCGGTTATTTTTGCATTGGCAAATCCAATACCAGAGATTTTACCAGAAGAAGCATTGGCAGCGGGTGCGTATATTGTCGGCACAGGTCGTAGTGATTATCCAAACCAGATGAACAATGTCTTAGCTTTCCCTGGGATTTTTAGAGGAGTTTTAGATGCAAAAGCGACAAAAATTACTGATGAAATGCAAATAGCTGCTGCAGTAGCTATTGCGAATTTGATTTCTGAGGAAGAATTGACACCAACAAATATCATGCCAAATGTCTTTCAAGATAATGTTACTCAGGTTGTTGCACAGGCAGTGGTGAAGGCTATTTAA
- a CDS encoding 6-phospho-beta-glucosidase, producing MTIRNDFLWGGATSANQYEGGYNLDGKGLSSMDIVPSGNTRSDIIQGYLNSFSIDNHLYYPTHKAVDFYHRYQEDIALFSEMGFKAYRLSISWTRIFPNGDELKPNEAGLKFYENIFKECKKFNIQPIVTISHFDVPLYLVKKIGAWKSRKMIDYYLKLCKILFEYYKEYVEYWLTFNEINMILHAPFMAAGITFNAEDNEEQIKYQAAHHELIASSLATKMAKEINPNNKIGCMFAAGSAYPYSCDPKDVWEALKVNQENYFFVDIQSRGKYPNYALKTFQHKGITIVMEENDEQILSKYPVDFISFSYYNSRCIANKNSDAELTDGNLFATAKNPYLKTSEWGWPIDPLGLRITLNEVYDRYQKPMIIVENGLGAVDTINDNGKIKDTYRIQYLSDHIKAIKLAIEEDGVDLFGYTAWAACDIISASSGEMKKRYGFIYVEADDNGIGTFNRLKKESFYWYKKVIQSNGEIL from the coding sequence ATGACAATAAGGAATGATTTTTTATGGGGTGGAGCTACTTCAGCGAATCAATATGAAGGTGGCTATAATCTAGATGGTAAAGGGTTATCTTCTATGGATATCGTTCCTTCAGGTAACACTCGTTCTGACATCATTCAAGGGTACTTAAATAGTTTCTCAATTGATAATCATTTATACTACCCCACACATAAAGCCGTTGATTTTTATCATCGTTATCAAGAAGATATAGCTTTATTTTCTGAAATGGGTTTTAAGGCCTACCGATTAAGTATTTCTTGGACACGAATTTTTCCTAATGGAGATGAACTTAAACCCAATGAAGCCGGTTTGAAATTTTACGAAAATATATTTAAAGAATGTAAAAAATTTAATATTCAACCCATTGTAACAATCTCTCATTTTGATGTTCCTTTATACCTAGTTAAAAAAATTGGGGCTTGGAAAAGTCGAAAAATGATTGATTATTACTTAAAACTTTGCAAGATTTTGTTTGAGTATTACAAAGAGTACGTGGAATATTGGTTGACCTTTAACGAAATTAATATGATACTTCATGCTCCTTTTATGGCTGCCGGAATTACTTTTAATGCTGAAGACAATGAAGAACAAATTAAATATCAGGCTGCACATCATGAACTTATCGCTAGTTCTCTTGCCACAAAAATGGCAAAAGAAATTAATCCTAACAATAAAATTGGCTGTATGTTTGCCGCAGGAAGTGCCTATCCATACAGTTGTGATCCAAAAGATGTTTGGGAAGCTTTGAAAGTAAATCAAGAAAATTATTTCTTTGTTGATATTCAGTCGCGAGGAAAATATCCTAATTATGCCTTAAAAACATTCCAACATAAAGGAATAACTATAGTAATGGAGGAAAACGATGAACAAATCCTTTCTAAATATCCTGTCGATTTTATCTCGTTTTCTTATTACAATAGTCGATGTATTGCAAATAAAAATAGTGACGCAGAATTGACGGATGGCAATTTATTTGCCACTGCCAAAAACCCGTATCTTAAGACAAGTGAATGGGGCTGGCCAATTGATCCTTTAGGTTTGCGAATTACTTTAAATGAGGTTTATGATCGTTATCAAAAACCAATGATTATTGTAGAAAACGGCTTAGGAGCAGTAGATACAATTAATGATAATGGCAAAATAAAAGATACTTATCGTATACAGTATCTATCCGATCATATAAAAGCTATAAAACTAGCAATCGAAGAAGATGGTGTAGATTTATTTGGATATACTGCTTGGGCAGCATGTGATATCATAAGTGCTTCTTCTGGAGAAATGAAAAAGCGTTATGGATTTATTTATGTTGAGGCAGATGATAATGGTATTGGCACATTTAACCGTCTGAAAAAAGAAAGTTTTTATTGGTATAAAAAAGTAATTCAATCAAATGGAGAGATTCTCTAA